From one Desmospora activa DSM 45169 genomic stretch:
- a CDS encoding nucleotidyltransferase-like protein, giving the protein MREQIYPELKKEIELNSNAVGALIIPSPPAHLTAVEPVDLLLFVLVRKTPQQATVYHYRSWRIKTVWVSWSCAFASIINGERGDYVEWILHGEILYDPERKVEELATIVQRFPTEYRSKKMCIELCSLLEGYQRSRWHLKLGEVMDAYLSIQETLKRWGRLAVMEAGEFPRQDLWNQIRRLQPGIYKWYQELASGGESPEQRIRLVLLAVEYAVISKLEWYGRYILNLLQQQKEMWSLGELNEQFDAENISIDLSLLMEEMVKRSLVEEITLQQEMLTEKRYRLVVADVRGVKEL; this is encoded by the coding sequence ATGCGTGAACAGATTTATCCCGAATTAAAAAAGGAAATCGAGCTAAACTCCAATGCCGTCGGCGCGCTTATAATCCCGTCGCCACCGGCACATCTTACTGCTGTGGAACCGGTAGATCTGCTTTTATTTGTCCTAGTCAGGAAAACCCCGCAGCAAGCGACGGTATATCACTACCGGTCATGGCGAATTAAGACGGTCTGGGTTTCCTGGTCCTGTGCTTTCGCTTCCATCATAAACGGTGAACGGGGAGATTATGTGGAATGGATTTTACATGGAGAAATTTTATACGACCCGGAGCGAAAAGTGGAAGAATTGGCCACGATTGTTCAACGGTTTCCCACAGAATATCGTTCCAAAAAAATGTGTATTGAACTATGCAGCTTGCTGGAGGGATACCAGCGCAGCCGTTGGCATTTAAAGTTGGGGGAAGTGATGGATGCCTACCTCTCCATCCAGGAAACATTAAAACGGTGGGGAAGGCTGGCGGTGATGGAAGCGGGAGAGTTTCCGCGGCAGGATCTGTGGAATCAGATTCGGCGTCTGCAACCCGGTATCTATAAATGGTATCAGGAGTTGGCATCAGGCGGAGAATCGCCGGAACAGCGGATACGACTCGTGTTGTTAGCTGTGGAATATGCAGTTATATCCAAATTGGAGTGGTATGGGCGATACATCTTAAATCTGTTGCAACAGCAAAAGGAAATGTGGAGCCTAGGCGAGTTAAATGAACAGTTTGATGCTGAAAATATATCGATCGACCTCTCTTTGTTGATGGAGGAAATGGTGAAGCGGTCACTGGTGGAAGAGATTACACTGCAACAAGAAATGTTGACCGAAAAGCGTTATCGTTTGGTTGTCGCCGATGTTAGAGGGGTAAAAGAGTTATGA
- a CDS encoding nitroreductase family protein has translation MSTLLKPDFHTVVAERGSVRSYDPSVKISREEMAEILKEATLAPSSSNLQPWRFLVIDEPELLKDLHPIAYNQEQVLQASAVIAVLGDMKWYEKGEKIYTLSQKAGYMTEELKQRFIQTAEQLYANMDEDRKASIVDIDAGLISMQLMLIARARGYDTVPMGGYDKEKFIEAFNIPSDYRSIMLIAIGKAAAPAHPTVRLPLEDVVFWNKI, from the coding sequence ATGTCTACACTGTTAAAGCCGGATTTCCATACGGTAGTGGCTGAACGCGGTTCAGTTCGTTCGTATGACCCATCCGTAAAGATTTCAAGAGAAGAGATGGCAGAAATATTGAAGGAGGCCACACTTGCGCCCTCTTCCAGCAACCTGCAGCCATGGCGATTTCTTGTGATTGATGAGCCTGAACTGCTCAAGGATTTGCACCCGATCGCATACAATCAGGAGCAGGTACTGCAAGCATCCGCTGTTATCGCTGTACTTGGCGACATGAAATGGTACGAGAAAGGCGAGAAAATCTACACATTGTCACAAAAAGCCGGGTACATGACGGAAGAGTTAAAGCAGCGTTTCATCCAAACTGCGGAGCAACTATACGCCAACATGGACGAGGATCGAAAAGCAAGCATTGTCGATATCGATGCCGGTCTTATCTCGATGCAGCTGATGCTGATCGCACGGGCAAGAGGGTATGATACGGTGCCGATGGGCGGATATGACAAGGAGAAATTCATCGAAGCGTTTAACATTCCTTCGGATTACCGTAGCATTATGCTAATTGCGATTGGGAAAGCAGCAGCGCCAGCTCACCCAACGGTAAGGCTCCCGCTTGAAGATGTGGTATTTTGGAACAAAATATAA
- a CDS encoding class I SAM-dependent methyltransferase gives MEGIHMYQLPEYYDWTSDGLDGDVAYYADLAMETGGPVLELGCGTGRCTLGIARHGIEAVGVDLEMQMLKKAEEKAEALDLTHLCKWIQGDMKEFRLERRFPLIIIPYRSFLHLMNTREQLAALGCIRQHLEEGGRFAMNVFVPHVEELVESEDRLLHRGTFTVPGSGDIVEVSDRTRYNHFYQTAEVIRYYERFHPEGRLVERIRTTFSLRYVYPVELNHLLRLAGFEITHRFGGFRREPFGPYSTELVIEAKKRGITGEETI, from the coding sequence ATGGAAGGAATCCATATGTATCAATTGCCGGAGTATTATGATTGGACTTCTGATGGCTTGGATGGGGATGTGGCGTATTATGCCGATTTAGCCATGGAAACTGGTGGGCCTGTCCTGGAGTTGGGGTGTGGCACCGGTCGTTGCACCCTTGGCATTGCCCGTCACGGGATTGAGGCAGTGGGTGTGGATCTAGAGATGCAAATGTTGAAAAAAGCGGAAGAAAAGGCGGAAGCATTGGATCTAACCCATTTGTGTAAATGGATACAGGGAGATATGAAAGAATTTCGGTTGGAGCGTCGTTTTCCTTTGATTATCATCCCCTATCGTTCCTTTCTCCATTTGATGAATACCCGGGAACAATTGGCGGCTTTGGGGTGTATCCGACAGCATTTAGAAGAAGGCGGGCGCTTTGCCATGAATGTATTTGTTCCTCATGTAGAGGAGTTGGTGGAAAGCGAAGATCGCCTGCTTCATCGGGGTACCTTTACCGTTCCCGGTAGCGGCGATATAGTGGAAGTAAGCGACCGAACACGATATAATCACTTTTATCAAACTGCTGAAGTGATCCGGTATTATGAACGATTTCATCCTGAGGGGAGATTGGTGGAGCGAATCCGGACTACTTTTTCTCTCCGTTATGTGTATCCGGTTGAATTGAATCATCTCTTGCGGTTGGCCGGTTTTGAGATAACCCACCGTTTCGGCGGCTTTCGGCGGGAGCCTTTTGGCCCATACAGCACTGAGTTGGTAATAGAGGCCAAAAAAAGAGGGATTACCGGGGAGGAAACAATATGA
- a CDS encoding D-2-hydroxyacid dehydrogenase, with product MTLIVATAKIGEKHRQQLHHHFPGVRFLFCHDREQAQKEGTHADILVTFGGDVDKEWLTCFPALRWIHVLSAGVELLPFAALRQAGIRVSNSRGIHAVPMGEYTLAMMLQLTRRGHDLYRSQREKHWDRDIRVGELAGKTLAVIGAGAIGQGIAKRAHAFDMHVCGLNTSGHAVEHFDRMFAADQREELLTQADFVVVTLPLTDHTRRFIGERELRFMKRDAVLINIGRGSVIDESALLQALRERRIGGAVLDVFEQEPLPANHPFWELDNLLLTPHVSGRSPLYMQRALDIFQDNLSRYLNEETALQNEIDLDRGY from the coding sequence ATGACACTCATCGTCGCAACAGCCAAAATCGGTGAGAAGCACCGACAGCAATTGCACCATCATTTTCCCGGGGTGCGGTTTTTATTTTGTCACGATCGTGAACAAGCCCAAAAAGAAGGAACCCATGCGGATATTTTGGTAACCTTTGGCGGAGATGTGGATAAAGAATGGCTTACGTGTTTTCCTGCCCTGCGCTGGATTCACGTCCTCAGCGCAGGAGTGGAGTTGCTTCCCTTTGCCGCGTTGCGTCAAGCGGGAATTCGAGTCAGTAATTCCCGTGGAATTCACGCGGTTCCCATGGGTGAATACACTTTGGCGATGATGTTACAGTTGACTCGGCGGGGGCACGATTTATATAGGAGTCAACGGGAGAAGCACTGGGATCGAGACATCCGGGTTGGTGAGTTGGCAGGGAAAACCCTGGCGGTAATCGGCGCCGGCGCAATCGGTCAAGGCATCGCCAAACGGGCTCACGCCTTTGATATGCATGTTTGCGGCTTAAATACATCCGGGCATGCGGTGGAACATTTTGATCGTATGTTTGCCGCCGATCAGCGGGAAGAGCTGTTGACACAGGCGGATTTTGTGGTGGTAACGCTGCCGCTTACCGATCACACTCGCCGTTTTATCGGCGAGCGGGAATTACGTTTTATGAAGCGGGATGCCGTACTGATCAATATCGGCCGCGGGAGTGTCATCGATGAGAGTGCGCTGTTACAAGCATTGCGGGAGCGGCGTATCGGCGGTGCCGTCTTAGATGTATTTGAACAGGAGCCGTTGCCAGCAAACCATCCTTTTTGGGAGTTGGATAATCTCCTTCTCACCCCCCATGTGTCCGGTCGTTCTCCGTTGTATATGCAGCGGGCATTGGATATCTTTCAAGACAACCTTTCTCGTTATCTGAATGAAGAGACGGCATTGCAAAATGAAATTGACTTGGATCGAGGGTATTAG
- a CDS encoding DUF2614 family zinc ribbon-containing protein, giving the protein MFAGKINKFRTVALLLIFLGIGVMYFGFLWPSAMLLFILLGMLFIGGSVAIYFWVGMLSTQAAQVECPECKRTTKVLGKTDQCMFCKSWLSFDPKYASDEDR; this is encoded by the coding sequence ATGTTCGCCGGCAAAATCAACAAATTCCGCACGGTTGCCCTATTGCTTATTTTCCTGGGAATCGGCGTCATGTATTTTGGATTCTTATGGCCCTCCGCCATGCTGCTCTTTATTTTGTTAGGAATGTTGTTTATCGGCGGCAGTGTCGCCATCTACTTCTGGGTCGGGATGTTATCCACACAAGCGGCGCAAGTGGAGTGTCCGGAATGCAAACGCACCACGAAAGTTCTAGGAAAAACTGATCAATGTATGTTCTGTAAATCATGGTTAAGTTTTGATCCAAAATACGCTTCTGATGAAGACCGCTAA
- the perR gene encoding peroxide-responsive transcriptional repressor PerR: MAMEKSRINRAVEQLKTTGVRMTPQRYAILEYLLTSLGHPTADDIYKALEDKFPNMSVATVYNNLRVFKEAGLVRELTYGDASSRFDANMHEHYHIICRECGKIVDFEYPSLIKVEEEAARMTGFQVENHRMEIYGRCRSCQVNHQAVVANTK; the protein is encoded by the coding sequence ATGGCGATGGAAAAGAGCCGCATCAATCGGGCAGTAGAACAATTAAAAACAACGGGCGTTCGTATGACGCCGCAGCGATATGCGATTTTGGAGTATTTGCTGACATCCTTGGGCCATCCTACCGCCGACGATATCTATAAGGCGTTGGAGGATAAATTCCCTAATATGAGCGTGGCCACCGTTTACAATAACCTTCGTGTCTTCAAAGAAGCCGGTCTGGTGCGCGAACTCACTTATGGGGACGCATCCAGCCGTTTTGATGCCAATATGCATGAACATTACCATATCATCTGTCGAGAATGCGGGAAGATCGTGGATTTTGAATACCCTTCCCTCATTAAGGTGGAAGAAGAGGCAGCCAGAATGACCGGCTTTCAGGTTGAAAATCATCGCATGGAGATTTACGGTCGCTGTCGTTCATGTCAAGTGAACCACCAAGCGGTCGTCGCAAATACAAAATAA
- the nth gene encoding endonuclease III codes for MKKAAPKPKRVQTNKILQTLADLYPDAHCELHFRNPFELLIATILSAQSTDRQVNIVTEKLFAKYPTPADFLPLNEDELAEEIRGLGLYRNKSKNILATCRILVQEYGGVVPSIRSQLEALPGVGRKTANVVLSNAFDVPALAVDTHVQRVANRLAMADSENPLETERQLTRRVPRKDWTLTHHRLIWHGRRVCSARNPKCDQCDLLPLCWYGKNR; via the coding sequence ATGAAAAAAGCTGCACCAAAACCGAAACGAGTGCAAACGAATAAGATCTTACAGACATTGGCCGATCTATATCCGGATGCTCATTGTGAACTTCATTTCCGCAATCCTTTTGAATTGTTGATTGCCACCATCTTGTCAGCGCAATCGACGGATCGGCAGGTAAATATCGTCACGGAGAAACTGTTTGCCAAATATCCTACACCAGCGGATTTTCTCCCACTGAATGAAGATGAACTTGCCGAGGAAATTCGTGGATTGGGGCTGTATCGGAATAAAAGTAAAAACATCTTGGCAACCTGTCGAATACTGGTGCAGGAATACGGGGGAGTCGTTCCTTCAATACGATCACAACTGGAGGCGCTACCCGGTGTTGGTCGGAAGACGGCCAATGTGGTGCTGTCCAATGCCTTTGATGTACCGGCATTAGCAGTGGATACCCATGTGCAGCGGGTAGCCAACCGTTTGGCCATGGCCGACAGCGAGAACCCATTAGAAACTGAGCGTCAGTTGACCCGACGGGTACCGCGCAAAGATTGGACCTTGACCCATCACCGCCTTATCTGGCACGGTCGGCGGGTCTGCTCCGCACGTAATCCCAAGTGCGATCAGTGTGATCTTTTGCCCCTGTGTTGGTATGGAAAGAACCGCTGA
- a CDS encoding RrF2 family transcriptional regulator — translation MSIHNPSNKKAAMTCPSTYKSFSLAVQILVALERHSGRCSSGDLANYLHLESTLIRRILKSLAQENLIESREGRDGGYRLKKQADQITLADVYKALQLHDSIRESMMDAAVGHCFADQFKQSLSDILSEIELSTLNVLRFHTIADVSERSV, via the coding sequence ATGAGCATCCATAATCCATCAAACAAGAAAGCAGCGATGACCTGCCCATCCACCTATAAATCATTCAGTCTCGCCGTGCAAATCCTAGTGGCGCTTGAGCGTCACTCTGGAAGGTGTTCCAGTGGGGATCTGGCAAACTACCTTCATTTGGAGTCAACCTTGATCCGACGTATTTTAAAATCGCTCGCTCAGGAAAACTTAATCGAATCGCGTGAAGGAAGAGACGGCGGTTACCGACTTAAGAAGCAAGCGGATCAAATAACACTGGCAGATGTGTATAAGGCGCTGCAGCTTCATGACTCCATCCGTGAGAGTATGATGGATGCGGCGGTAGGGCACTGCTTTGCGGACCAATTCAAGCAATCCCTCTCCGACATTTTGTCTGAGATTGAATTGAGCACTTTAAATGTATTGCGATTCCACACGATTGCCGATGTTTCAGAGCGTTCAGTCTAA
- the bcp gene encoding thioredoxin-dependent thiol peroxidase: MLQEGNPAPDFTLSASNGEKISLSDYRGQKNVVLYFYPKDNTPGCTAESCDFRDRSQDFSDLDTVIIGVSMDDLESHQKFIDKYQLPFLLLSDPEAEVCRKYEVYQEKNMFGKKKWGIVRSTFIIDKEGKLARSWRKVKVDGHVDEALSWVREHLQ, from the coding sequence ATGTTGCAAGAAGGAAACCCTGCACCGGATTTTACATTGTCCGCATCAAACGGGGAGAAGATCTCCCTATCGGATTACCGCGGCCAAAAGAATGTGGTTCTTTATTTTTATCCCAAAGACAATACACCGGGATGTACCGCTGAATCCTGCGATTTTCGAGATCGAAGTCAAGATTTTTCCGATTTGGACACCGTGATCATAGGAGTAAGCATGGATGATTTGGAGTCCCATCAGAAGTTTATTGACAAATACCAATTGCCGTTTTTGCTTTTGAGTGATCCCGAGGCAGAAGTGTGCCGCAAATATGAGGTTTATCAGGAAAAGAACATGTTTGGTAAGAAGAAATGGGGAATTGTTCGCTCCACCTTTATCATCGATAAAGAGGGGAAGTTGGCCCGGTCCTGGCGTAAGGTAAAAGTGGACGGGCATGTGGATGAAGCTCTATCATGGGTGCGGGAACATCTACAATAA